A window of Paenibacillus sp. contains these coding sequences:
- a CDS encoding ATP-binding protein, translating to MSIVEDGRFLVVSRDMLQLLGYGEDDLTGERFDRVFRMNAADRIDESRPFRARAKAACANGAGLPVTMHITATTSGAKRYWLIRSIERAEPEARSDVAERYRAAFEQSGIAAALLGPDGAVRESNQAFRCLLGLRDQEEPQTNLAAMLPIEDAYTFRQGCARLAAGRTGAFEMEGRLSHASGRSLRLQLRVAAVSDRAGRPDRFIVQLQDVASRREAEERLRRAEQRKMAARLAAGVAHEIRNPLTVVKGAAQMMRETDKDNFMLGLLLSEVERIETVVDDFLRIGEDEPLRLLKADLNALAADAAKGLESFARHSGVRIETRFPSERCMIWCDAVMLKQALGNLIQNAIEAMEGGGRLQLALERNPDRTVSLIVRDEGCGMSPERLARLGEPYFSSKEKGAGFGLMFSYRIIERHGGSVQVTSRIHAGTTFVVSLPLSVLPASASAHAAPAPASSPALAGAAAYS from the coding sequence ATGAGCATCGTCGAAGACGGGCGCTTTCTCGTCGTCTCGCGGGATATGTTGCAATTGCTCGGCTATGGGGAAGACGATTTGACCGGGGAGCGGTTCGATCGCGTGTTCCGCATGAACGCGGCGGATCGGATCGACGAATCGCGTCCGTTTCGCGCGCGCGCGAAAGCCGCCTGCGCGAACGGAGCCGGCCTGCCGGTCACGATGCATATAACGGCCACAACGTCCGGAGCGAAGCGCTATTGGCTCATTCGCTCGATCGAGCGCGCGGAGCCGGAGGCGCGGTCGGACGTTGCCGAGCGGTACCGCGCCGCCTTCGAGCAGTCGGGCATCGCCGCGGCGCTCCTCGGACCGGACGGGGCGGTGCGCGAGAGCAATCAGGCGTTCCGATGCCTGCTCGGCCTTCGCGACCAGGAGGAGCCGCAGACGAACTTGGCGGCGATGCTCCCGATCGAAGACGCCTATACGTTTCGCCAAGGCTGCGCCCGGCTCGCCGCCGGCAGGACCGGCGCCTTCGAGATGGAGGGGCGGCTCTCGCACGCCTCCGGCCGCTCGCTGCGTCTGCAGCTTCGCGTCGCCGCCGTGTCGGACCGCGCGGGGCGTCCGGACCGGTTCATCGTCCAGCTGCAGGACGTCGCTTCGCGGAGGGAGGCGGAGGAGCGGCTGCGCCGCGCGGAGCAGCGGAAGATGGCCGCCCGATTGGCGGCCGGCGTAGCGCACGAAATCCGCAACCCGCTTACCGTGGTCAAAGGCGCCGCCCAAATGATGCGCGAAACGGACAAAGACAATTTCATGCTCGGCCTGCTTCTGTCCGAAGTGGAGCGGATCGAAACGGTCGTCGACGACTTTTTGCGCATCGGGGAAGACGAGCCGCTTCGCCTGTTGAAGGCGGATTTGAACGCGCTGGCGGCGGACGCCGCCAAAGGGCTGGAGTCGTTCGCGCGCCATAGCGGGGTCCGCATCGAAACCCGGTTCCCGTCGGAGCGGTGCATGATTTGGTGCGACGCCGTCATGCTGAAGCAGGCGCTCGGCAATTTGATCCAGAACGCGATCGAAGCGATGGAGGGCGGGGGTCGGCTGCAGCTCGCCTTGGAGCGAAATCCGGATAGAACCGTGTCGCTGATCGTTCGGGACGAAGGCTGCGGCATGAGCCCGGAACGGCTCGCGCGGCTCGGGGAGCCGTACTTCTCCAGCAAGGAGAAGGGCGCCGGATTCGGCCTCATGTTCAGTTATCGCATTATCGAAAGACACGGCGGCAGCGTGCAGGTGACGAGCCGGATCCATGCGGGCACGACGTTCGTCGTTTCGCTGCCGCTGTCCGTCCTGCCCGCGAGCGCGAGCGCGCACGCAGCGCCGGCCCCGGCCTCGAGCCCGGCGCTGGCGGGCGCCGCGGCATATTCCTAA
- the trxA gene encoding thioredoxin has product MAIVKVSDAALQETVAKEELVLVDFWAAWCGPCRLIGPVLDEVSEEAGEKLTIAKLNVDDYPQAAAAHGVMSIPTLKLFKNGEEVDTVVGFQGKRELMEWIGQYMN; this is encoded by the coding sequence ATGGCTATCGTCAAAGTGAGCGATGCGGCGCTGCAAGAAACCGTAGCGAAGGAAGAGTTGGTGTTGGTCGATTTTTGGGCGGCGTGGTGCGGACCTTGCCGGTTGATCGGGCCGGTGCTCGACGAGGTGTCGGAAGAAGCGGGCGAGAAGCTGACGATCGCGAAGCTCAACGTCGACGATTATCCGCAAGCGGCCGCGGCGCACGGCGTCATGAGCATTCCGACGCTGAAGCTGTTCAAGAACGGCGAAGAGGTCGACACGGTCGTCGGCTTCCAAGGGAAGCGGGAATTGATGGAGTGGATCGGGCAGTATATGAACTAA
- a CDS encoding IDEAL domain-containing protein — MMEASNKTGAPNTGDWVSGKSLNDERFRGFVRLYDPLAGMYAVTVVESDHAEAVGRTVFARESQVKPLPEEPMSHPEALRSLIDVALAIRDESWFYELTAELLTLEARRGAVAASA; from the coding sequence ATGATGGAAGCAAGCAATAAAACGGGCGCTCCGAACACGGGGGATTGGGTTAGCGGGAAATCGCTGAACGACGAACGGTTCCGGGGGTTTGTACGGTTGTACGACCCGCTCGCAGGCATGTACGCGGTTACGGTCGTCGAATCCGATCATGCCGAAGCGGTCGGCCGCACCGTGTTCGCGAGAGAATCGCAGGTGAAGCCGCTGCCCGAGGAGCCGATGTCTCACCCCGAGGCGCTGCGCTCGTTGATCGACGTGGCGCTTGCGATTCGCGACGAATCGTGGTTTTACGAGCTGACGGCCGAGCTGCTGACGCTGGAAGCGCGGCGGGGCGCCGTGGCGGCTTCCGCGTAG